The Kosakonia sacchari SP1 genome includes a window with the following:
- the envZ gene encoding two-component system sensor histidine kinase EnvZ has product MMRVRFSPRSSFARTLLLIVTLLFASLVTTYLVVLNFAILPSLQQFNKVLAYEVRMLMTDKLQLEDGTQLVVPPAFRREIYRELGISLYSNEAAEDAGLRWAQHYEFLSQQMAQQLGGPTEVRVEVNKSSPVVWLKTWLSPNIWVRVPLTEIHQGDFSPLFRYTLAIMLLAIGGAWLFIRIQNRPLVDLEHAALKVGKGHIPPPLREYGASEVRSVTRAFNQMAAGVKQLADDRTLLMAGVSHDLRTPLTRIRLATEMMAEEDGYLAESINKDIEECNAIIEQFIDYLRTGQEMPMEVAELNAVLGEVIAAESGYEREIDTGLKESEIFVRMHPLSIKRAVANMVVNAARYGNGWIKVSSGTEHNRAWFQVEDDGPGIKPEQREHLFQPFVRGDSARSTSGTGLGLAIVQRIVDNHNGILELGTSERGGLCIRAWLPIPIARLSGQNKEA; this is encoded by the coding sequence ATGATGCGAGTGCGTTTCTCGCCGCGAAGTTCATTTGCCCGCACCCTGTTACTTATCGTCACCTTGCTGTTCGCCAGCTTGGTGACGACTTACCTGGTGGTGCTAAACTTCGCCATTCTGCCGAGCCTCCAACAGTTTAATAAGGTTCTCGCGTACGAAGTGCGTATGTTGATGACCGATAAACTGCAATTGGAGGACGGCACGCAGCTGGTGGTGCCTCCGGCGTTTCGCCGTGAGATTTACCGCGAGCTGGGCATTTCGCTTTATTCCAACGAGGCCGCGGAAGACGCCGGCCTGCGTTGGGCGCAGCATTACGAATTCTTAAGCCAGCAAATGGCGCAGCAGCTTGGCGGCCCGACCGAAGTGCGCGTTGAGGTAAATAAAAGCTCGCCGGTGGTGTGGCTGAAAACCTGGCTGTCGCCCAATATCTGGGTGCGTGTACCGCTGACCGAAATTCATCAAGGGGATTTCTCCCCGCTGTTCCGCTACACGCTGGCGATTATGCTGCTGGCGATAGGCGGTGCCTGGTTGTTTATCCGTATTCAGAACCGACCGCTTGTTGACCTGGAGCACGCCGCGCTGAAGGTGGGGAAAGGGCATATTCCGCCGCCGCTGCGTGAATATGGCGCGTCGGAAGTGCGCTCGGTCACCCGCGCCTTTAACCAGATGGCCGCCGGGGTGAAGCAGCTTGCCGACGATCGTACGTTGTTGATGGCGGGCGTCAGCCACGATCTGCGTACGCCGCTCACGCGTATTCGCCTGGCGACGGAGATGATGGCGGAAGAAGATGGTTATCTCGCTGAATCTATTAATAAAGATATTGAAGAGTGCAACGCGATTATCGAGCAGTTTATCGATTATCTGCGTACCGGGCAGGAAATGCCGATGGAAGTGGCTGAACTGAACGCGGTGCTTGGTGAAGTCATCGCGGCGGAAAGTGGCTACGAGCGTGAGATCGATACCGGGTTGAAAGAGAGCGAGATTTTCGTGCGTATGCACCCGCTTTCCATTAAACGTGCGGTTGCCAATATGGTGGTTAATGCGGCGCGCTATGGCAATGGCTGGATCAAAGTCAGCAGCGGCACCGAGCACAACCGCGCCTGGTTCCAGGTCGAAGATGACGGCCCGGGCATCAAACCGGAGCAGCGCGAACATCTGTTCCAGCCGTTTGTGCGTGGTGACAGCGCGCGCAGCACCAGCGGCACTGGCCTGGGGCTTGCGATCGTGCAGCGTATTGTGGATAACCATAACGGCATTCTTGAATTGGGCACCAGCGAGCGGGGCGGGCTCTGTATTCGCGCCTGGCTGCCGATCCCGATTGCCCGACTGAGTGGGCAGAATAAAGAAGCGTAA
- the tnpA gene encoding IS200/IS605 family transposase produces the protein MSRFQRASHVLWCCQYHIVWTPKYRFRILRNNVGKEVYKQIRISSEQLGIEVVELNVQIDHVHLLVKVPPRLSISHVIGHLKGKTALRLFSKFPYLRKNKLWGNHFWARGYCVDTVGINEEMIRKYVKYQEKHEVEESQLPLKEV, from the coding sequence ATGAGTAGATTCCAGAGAGCATCTCATGTGCTCTGGTGTTGTCAATATCATATCGTTTGGACACCCAAGTACCGATTTCGCATCCTGAGGAACAATGTTGGCAAAGAGGTCTATAAACAGATAAGGATCTCAAGTGAACAGCTCGGGATAGAAGTGGTGGAGCTGAATGTCCAGATAGATCATGTTCATTTGCTGGTAAAAGTGCCACCACGGCTTTCAATTTCCCATGTAATAGGTCACTTAAAGGGTAAAACAGCCCTTCGATTGTTCAGTAAATTTCCTTATCTACGGAAGAATAAGTTGTGGGGCAATCACTTCTGGGCACGGGGTTACTGCGTGGATACCGTAGGTATAAACGAAGAAATGATAAGAAAGTACGTGAAGTACCAGGAAAAGCATGAAGTTGAAGAGAGCCAACTTCCACTAAAAGAGGTGTGA
- the pckA gene encoding phosphoenolpyruvate carboxykinase (ATP), with the protein MRVKSLTPQDLKAYGINDVQDVVYNPDYDTLYQEELRPDLEGYERGVLTNSGAVAVDTGIFTGRSPKDKYIVRDDTTRDTVWWSDKGKGKNDNKPISPDVWQHLKGLVTRQLSGKRLFIIDAFCGANPDTRLSVRFITEVAWQAHFVKNMFIRPTEEELASFTPDFIVMNGAKCTNPQWQEQGLNSENFVAFNLTERIQLIGGTWYGGEMKKGMFSIMNYLLPLQGIASMHCSANVGEKGDVAVFFGLSGTGKTTLSTDPKRRLIGDDEHGWDDDGVFNFEGGCYAKTIRLSEEAEPDIFHAIRRDALLENVSVRADGSIDYDDASKTENTRVSYPIYHIQNIVKPVSKAGHATKVIFLTADAFGVLPPVSRLTASQTQYHFLSGFTAKLAGTERGVTEPTPTFSACFGAAFLSLHPTQYAEVLVKRMQAAGAQAYLVNTGWNGTGKRISIKDTRAIIDAILNGSLDDAETFTLPMFNLAIPTSLPGVDTRILDPRNTYASPEQWQEKAAQLATLFIENFEKYTDTAAGAALVSAGPKV; encoded by the coding sequence CCTGGAAGGATATGAGCGTGGTGTGCTGACGAATTCTGGTGCTGTCGCCGTCGACACCGGTATTTTTACCGGCCGTTCGCCGAAGGATAAGTATATTGTGCGTGATGACACCACCCGCGATACCGTGTGGTGGTCCGATAAAGGCAAAGGCAAGAACGACAACAAGCCGATCTCGCCTGACGTCTGGCAACATTTAAAAGGCCTGGTCACCCGGCAGCTTTCCGGAAAGCGTCTGTTTATTATTGACGCGTTTTGCGGCGCAAACCCGGACACGCGTCTCTCGGTGCGTTTTATCACCGAAGTGGCCTGGCAGGCGCACTTTGTGAAGAACATGTTCATTCGTCCGACCGAAGAAGAGCTGGCAAGCTTTACGCCGGACTTTATCGTGATGAATGGCGCGAAGTGCACCAACCCGCAATGGCAAGAACAAGGTCTCAACTCGGAAAACTTTGTCGCCTTTAATCTCACCGAACGCATCCAGTTGATTGGCGGAACCTGGTACGGCGGCGAGATGAAGAAAGGCATGTTCTCAATCATGAACTACCTGCTGCCGTTACAGGGCATCGCCTCGATGCACTGTTCAGCAAACGTCGGTGAAAAAGGCGATGTTGCCGTGTTCTTCGGCCTCTCCGGCACCGGCAAAACCACCCTCTCTACCGATCCGAAACGCCGCCTGATTGGCGACGATGAACACGGCTGGGATGATGACGGTGTTTTCAACTTCGAAGGCGGTTGCTACGCCAAAACCATTCGCCTTTCGGAAGAGGCTGAACCGGATATCTTCCACGCCATCCGTCGCGATGCGCTGCTGGAAAATGTCAGCGTCCGCGCCGATGGCAGCATTGATTATGATGATGCGTCGAAAACGGAAAATACCCGGGTGTCGTACCCGATTTACCATATTCAGAACATCGTAAAACCGGTCTCCAAAGCAGGCCACGCAACGAAAGTTATCTTCCTGACAGCGGATGCTTTCGGCGTACTGCCGCCGGTTTCGCGCCTGACCGCCAGCCAGACGCAGTACCATTTCCTTTCCGGTTTTACCGCTAAACTTGCCGGAACCGAACGCGGCGTCACCGAGCCGACACCAACTTTCTCTGCCTGTTTTGGTGCCGCGTTTTTATCGCTGCATCCGACGCAATATGCGGAAGTTTTGGTGAAAAGAATGCAGGCCGCTGGCGCGCAAGCGTATCTGGTCAATACTGGCTGGAACGGCACCGGTAAACGCATCTCTATCAAGGACACGCGGGCGATTATCGACGCGATCCTTAATGGCTCGCTGGACGATGCGGAAACCTTTACCCTGCCGATGTTCAACCTGGCAATCCCGACCTCGCTGCCCGGCGTGGATACGCGCATTCTCGACCCGCGCAATACCTATGCGTCCCCGGAGCAGTGGCAGGAGAAAGCTGCGCAGCTGGCAACGTTGTTTATTGAAAACTTCGAGAAGTACACCGATACCGCTGCCGGCGCCGCGTTAGTCAGCGCCGGGCCAAAAGTGTAA